The Schaalia dentiphila ATCC 17982 sequence GGCTCCATTCTCAGCCGCGTGATGGTTGCGAAGCACCGGAAGGCCGTCCGCGACCCCGAGGCGGGGGCACGCAAGCTCGCGCGCCTCTACGGCGAGGAGGCTGCTCGTGCGATGGCCTCGAGTTTCGCGGCGATGAGCGAGGACAGCGTCCGCGCGATCGTGCACGACTGCTCCCACGTCAGCCTGCCGCCCCTCTCCCCCACCACCCAGCGGCGCTGCACCTTCGCGTACGGGGACAAAGACTCGGACCTGCGGCTCGCGCGCCGCGTGATCCCACGCCTCTATCCGCAGGCCGAGCTGCGCGTCTGGCCAGGCTCGGGGCACTGTGAGCGAATGAGCCGCGACTCGGTCGCCTACGGGGCGATGCTGCGGAACATCGCCCTGGGCTCAGCATCTACTGATCGTTCGTGAAGGAGGCGATCACGCAGGGAATTCGACCTCGCACGACGCAGTAGGTGACGCCCATGCAGCCCATACGCTCAAAGAAGGCCCGGTATGACACCGGGTCGAAGTGCTCCTGGAAGTGCACGCCGAATCGGGAGATCACCCTCAGGAACATGGTGTGCGCCCGCTTCTTGGGAATCACGTAGGTGGGGACGATGATCGTGCCACCCGGGCGCACGACCCGCTTGAGTTCCTTGAGCGCGTCGCCCGGTTCAGGCAGCAAGTGGATGACGTTGCCCGCCACGACGGCGTCGAACGAGTCGTTCGCGTAGCGCAAATCGGTGATATCCGCCTGCTCGACGGTGACGTTCGAGTGTTTCGCGAGCTTCTTGCGTGCCTGCTTGAGCATCCCCTCGGAATAGTCGGTCGCGACCACACGCGCGCATGCGGGGGCGATGGCGGCGCTAATCGCGCCCGTTCCGCACGCACATTCGAGCACGGTGTCACCGGGGCGAATCAACCGTGCAACGGCACCGCCCGTCCCGTCGTACACCCTCCTGTTGAGCGCGTTGACGGCGAAGTCGTAGAGCGGGGCAACTCGATCCCAGAACAATGCTGAACACCTCCGTATTCCCATGCATCGCACGAGGCCGACGCTGCTTCGCGCTGCTGGACATGATACGCCTGCGTAGGAGATGCCGGGGCGGAAAGGGGTTCTGTGCACAGGAACAGAACCACGAAGGCGCTCGCGGATAGGTTATGCGGATACGGATAGGTTATTCACTTGCGGATAGGTTAATAAGCTATCCGCATCGTCATAACCTATCCGCATGTTCGTAACCTATCCGCGTAGTTACCCCTGCGTGCCACACCCCCTGCGTGCGACTCGGCCTATATCCAGCTCCACCTACCGCGCTCGGCGCGCGTGGATAAAAGCACCGACGCTATGGGCCGCGAAGCCAAGGAGGCTATAGCCCACCCCGTAGATGAGTGCACTGTCATTGAGAAACAGGTACATCGGCGCCAGGAAACACACGAAGGGTGCGAGCAGCCACAGGAGGCTAAGGCCCTCCTTCACGCCGTCCCAAGCGCCAAAGCCCATCGCGAGTACCGGAAGGATCGCGAGCAGGATCAGGAACACGAGGCTCTTCACGATCTCCATCGAGTCCGAGACGCGCGAGAGACTAAACCACGCCGCCGGCACCAGCAGGTAGATGCCGAACAGCACGGCGATACGAATCCACGTTGATTTTGTCGTCCACCTCATGACTCAATGATAGCCGCGTCGCATGAATAAAAAGCACTTTGACACGTCCACTGTGCGGGCCGCGAAATGGGCGTACATGAACCAGCGTCACGGCGCGCGCAACGCTACCAGAGGGGTGACGCCTACTTGCAGAAGCTGCCGAAGAAACCACGCTTCTTCTCGGCGGCGGCGTACTCCTCGTCGGAATGGTCCTTATCGCACCACTGATTTGCGGGAACCTTCTCCTTCACCGAGTCGATGTGCTTGCCGCAGCCCTTCCAGGTGGTCTTTCCGCATACCTCGCAGGTGGTGGGTCGACACATGATTGCCTCCTTCATTGTTGTGCCTCGGATCCGTCAGCGGATCCGCTGCATGGTGTTTCGAGCTTCCCCCCTCCTCAGGCGGATTACTCCGTCGGATGAGGCCAGTCGGAGGACCGAGTGCTCGGTTATATCGATCATTATGCTCTCGGTTTTGACAAGAAATTCTACTGCTTTAGGCTCCGGCGCGGGGTCGTTTGCGATGCCGAAATCATCAGGCTTATCCCTCCCCCGTGACCAGCACAGCATCGGCCCTCTCACCGAGCCACGCTCGCAGTGTTTGGATGCCGCCCGACAGCATGGTGACGTTGAAGCCCGCGTGGCGCACGATGCGGTAGCCGATCCAGGAACGTACACCCGCGGCGCACATGACAACGAAGGGCTGGTCTCCGACGCTCTCGTCGACCCAAGCCTGAACCTCACCGAGGCGGTCGCGCAGCTGCGTGTGGGGAATGTTCAGGGAGTTGGGCATGTGTCCGGCAGCGTACTCGCCCGGCGTACGCACGTCAAGGACCGGCATGTCCTCGGTCAGGGCGTCTGGGCCGGTGAGGACGAGCCCGCCGATCAGCACATTGTGGGCGACCATGCCGGTCTGGTTGACGGGATCCTTGGCCTGACCGTAGGGCGGCGCGTAGGCGAGGTCCAGGTCTATGAGGTCCGTCGCCTTCAGGCCCGCTCGCATGGCGGTCACGATGACGTCGATGCGGCGGTCCACACCGTCGGCGCCCACGGCTTGTGCGCCGAGGATCTGCCCACCGGCACCCACGTGCATGAGGATGTGCACAGGCTGGGCACCGGGGAAATAGCCTGCGTGCTGATTAGCGTGTGTGTGCACCGTGAAGTACTGAATACCCGAGGCATCGAGCGTCTGACGGTTAGCGCCGGTCATGGCGGCGGTGAGGCTCCCAATCCGGACTATGGCCGTTCCTTGGGGGCTCGGGATGGGGCGCGCGGTTTGCTCACTGTGTTCGGCGTCGGCGATCGCGTCGGCGACGAGGCGTCCCCCGCGGTTCGCGGGTCCGGCCAGGGCGACGGGGCGGTCGTGGTCGCGGCCGATCGTGCCATCACCGACTGCATAGACGTCGTCGGCGCTCGTACGCCCATGCTCGTCAACGAGGATGTAGCCGCGGCTGGTCTCGATGCCCGCGACCTCGGCGAAGGTGGTGTCGGGGCGGACGCCGGTCGACAGGACGATGAGGTCGGCGTCCAGCTCTGTGCCGTCGGACAGCGTCACGGAGTCATGGTCGTCGCCGCGGGTAATGGACTGGGCGGCGACGCCCACGTGGACGTGCACGCCGAGGCCGCGCAGCTCCTGCGTGACCAGCGTGGCCATCTCGACCTCGAGCGGCGGCAGGACGTGCTCGGCGAGCTCGAGGAGGTGGGTTTCGAAACCGCGAGCGGCGAGGGCCTCGGCGGCCTCAATACCGATGAAGCCGGCACCGAGCACGATGG is a genomic window containing:
- a CDS encoding FAD-dependent oxidoreductase, encoding MRVVVVGGVAGGMSAAARLRRRDEGAEIIVFERSKYVSFANCGLPYYVGGEIEDPAKLLLHTPHTLKAALNLDVRINSEVTAIDPGAHIVQVANTETGEAYTLTYDHLILSPGALASRPPIDGLDSPRVHTLRTVDDALALREASGTRAIVLGAGFIGIEAAEALAARGFETHLLELAEHVLPPLEVEMATLVTQELRGLGVHVHVGVAAQSITRGDDHDSVTLSDGTELDADLIVLSTGVRPDTTFAEVAGIETSRGYILVDEHGRTSADDVYAVGDGTIGRDHDRPVALAGPANRGGRLVADAIADAEHSEQTARPIPSPQGTAIVRIGSLTAAMTGANRQTLDASGIQYFTVHTHANQHAGYFPGAQPVHILMHVGAGGQILGAQAVGADGVDRRIDVIVTAMRAGLKATDLIDLDLAYAPPYGQAKDPVNQTGMVAHNVLIGGLVLTGPDALTEDMPVLDVRTPGEYAAGHMPNSLNIPHTQLRDRLGEVQAWVDESVGDQPFVVMCAAGVRSWIGYRIVRHAGFNVTMLSGGIQTLRAWLGERADAVLVTGEG
- a CDS encoding alpha/beta fold hydrolase produces the protein MKMHVYEPGEEETPTILIIHPMLSSASSMKATLCDHMGPGLRFLVPDLSAHGDEASAPYVSAASEAASIHEWLASRGLSRLSLGFGASLGGVILFELLRFPDLSFDRLFIEGVSFYSGGPVARVGGSILSRVMVAKHRKAVRDPEAGARKLARLYGEEAARAMASSFAAMSEDSVRAIVHDCSHVSLPPLSPTTQRRCTFAYGDKDSDLRLARRVIPRLYPQAELRVWPGSGHCERMSRDSVAYGAMLRNIALGSASTDRS
- a CDS encoding class I SAM-dependent methyltransferase produces the protein MFWDRVAPLYDFAVNALNRRVYDGTGGAVARLIRPGDTVLECACGTGAISAAIAPACARVVATDYSEGMLKQARKKLAKHSNVTVEQADITDLRYANDSFDAVVAGNVIHLLPEPGDALKELKRVVRPGGTIIVPTYVIPKKRAHTMFLRVISRFGVHFQEHFDPVSYRAFFERMGCMGVTYCVVRGRIPCVIASFTNDQ